One window of Metamycoplasma arthritidis genomic DNA carries:
- a CDS encoding MSC_0618 family F1-like ATPase beta subunit, translating to MKGTITRIWPDIVEISFPSGKIPSTNQLLTLHDGKTFLLVKRVIDKKRVRAIIIYAVKEITINDDVTNTQKSFQVPVGKGALNNIYSFLGEPLLKDRPNKAIMIDMNSSINPTRILDTKIELVETGIKAIDFFMPIIKGYKLGIYGGAGVGKTVLMKEIIFNVNRNKAKQTSNIFIGSGERSREAIELFQELESSKLMSKSAMYISKMNEAPGARMSIVPIGITAAEYLRDKEKEDVLLFIDNIYRFVQAENEVSASLGKKSSVGGYQSTLESDVASVEDRLYKNANGAITSFQTIFLPMDDLSDPSAVAVFNHLDGNLVLSREKTAKNIFPAIDPLASSSNSVDESILGKRHFDAIVETKKILKAYKDLEDVILILGFDELDETNKDIVKKALQLENFFTQNFFMTEHFTKSPGEYVPLNDTVESVIRILEGKYLKQSPEIFSYVGSNLSIPTDEELDL from the coding sequence ATGAAAGGCACAATTACTAGAATTTGACCAGATATTGTTGAAATTAGCTTTCCATCTGGCAAAATTCCTTCAACTAACCAATTGCTAACTTTACATGATGGAAAAACATTTTTACTAGTAAAACGGGTAATTGACAAAAAACGGGTAAGAGCTATCATTATCTACGCAGTCAAAGAAATTACGATTAACGACGACGTTACTAATACCCAAAAAAGTTTCCAAGTTCCAGTCGGTAAAGGTGCTCTTAACAACATATACAGTTTCTTAGGCGAACCACTACTAAAAGATCGCCCTAATAAAGCGATTATGATTGATATGAACTCAAGTATTAATCCAACTAGAATTTTAGACACTAAAATCGAACTAGTTGAAACCGGTATTAAAGCGATTGACTTCTTTATGCCAATTATTAAGGGTTACAAACTAGGTATCTACGGTGGCGCCGGTGTTGGAAAAACTGTGTTAATGAAAGAAATTATCTTTAATGTTAACCGAAACAAAGCAAAACAAACTTCTAACATTTTTATTGGTTCGGGTGAACGTTCACGAGAAGCAATTGAGCTTTTCCAAGAACTTGAGTCATCAAAACTAATGAGCAAATCAGCAATGTATATTTCCAAAATGAATGAAGCTCCTGGAGCGAGAATGTCCATCGTACCAATTGGAATTACAGCAGCCGAGTATCTACGTGATAAAGAAAAAGAAGATGTCTTGCTGTTTATTGACAACATCTATCGGTTTGTTCAAGCTGAAAACGAAGTTAGTGCTTCTTTAGGTAAAAAATCATCAGTTGGTGGTTACCAATCAACTCTAGAAAGCGATGTCGCTTCGGTTGAAGATCGTTTATACAAAAATGCCAATGGCGCAATTACGAGCTTTCAAACAATTTTCTTACCAATGGATGATTTATCTGATCCTTCAGCAGTTGCAGTTTTCAACCACTTAGACGGTAATCTTGTTCTTTCAAGAGAAAAAACTGCTAAAAATATTTTCCCAGCAATTGACCCACTAGCATCATCAAGCAACTCGGTTGATGAAAGTATTCTAGGAAAGCGTCACTTTGATGCTATTGTTGAAACGAAAAAAATTCTTAAAGCTTATAAAGATCTTGAAGATGTTATTCTAATCTTAGGTTTTGATGAACTAGACGAAACTAATAAAGATATTGTTAAAAAAGCCTTGCAATTAGAAAACTTCTTTACCCAAAACTTCTTCATGACCGAACATTTTACCAAATCACCCGGGGAATATGTTCCGCTAAATGATACTGTTGAAAGTGTAATTAGAATTTTAGAAGGTAAGTATTTAAAACAAAGTCCTGAAATCTTTTCATATGTTGGTTCTAACTTAAGTATTCCAACCGATGAAGAACTTGATTTATAG
- a CDS encoding MSC_0619 family F1-like ATPase alpha subunit codes for MPTKQISNPKITSVFDYIVEVEGEFPYRQRQMFIATKNPDVKLILINATETKAYLLANDKSDILKIGDEIAEYKAETKIATSNDYFGKIINIDGNIIYPTPTETTKIKKGNRTHPIFNLAHDLMTVKTLNEQLYTGVVAIDLLIPIGKGQRELIIGDRQTGKTHIAINTIINQSKNDVKCIYVAIGQKKEAISRIYATLKEHDAIKNTIILDAPATSVYEQYLAPYIGMAHAENLSYENDVLIIFDDLTKHANIFREIALLTDRPVGKEAMPGDMFFAHSSLLERAGSFVDRKTITALPILQTIDNDITSLISSNVISMTDGQIVTSTDLFASGKLPAIDIGLSVSRTGSSVQSKTLTRIAGEVGKIYKTYKSHLKLASLDYEFNKETSLLLYKGKMIDKMFMQRGFSLYSHRFVLLTSKLISWTILRGIRDDQKALMFINTLIDTNAEAKKAFESIKDGKDYDDDIMKNYFAYALKQYSDYVGLKWDVECKYEFIAFEKDYLKKVAELLGDK; via the coding sequence ATGCCAACAAAGCAAATTAGTAATCCCAAAATTACATCAGTGTTTGATTATATTGTTGAAGTTGAAGGCGAATTTCCATATCGCCAAAGACAAATGTTTATTGCAACTAAGAATCCTGATGTAAAACTGATTCTTATTAATGCAACAGAAACCAAAGCCTATTTGCTTGCCAATGACAAAAGTGACATTTTAAAAATTGGTGATGAGATAGCTGAATATAAAGCTGAAACTAAAATTGCAACGTCAAATGACTACTTTGGAAAAATTATCAACATTGATGGTAACATCATTTATCCAACTCCCACTGAAACTACTAAAATTAAAAAAGGCAACCGAACTCACCCGATCTTTAACTTGGCTCATGATTTAATGACTGTTAAAACTCTAAATGAGCAACTTTATACTGGAGTAGTAGCAATCGATTTACTAATTCCAATCGGAAAAGGTCAACGTGAGTTAATAATTGGTGATAGACAAACCGGAAAAACCCACATCGCAATTAATACAATCATCAATCAATCAAAGAACGACGTTAAATGTATTTATGTTGCCATTGGGCAAAAAAAAGAAGCAATTTCTAGAATATACGCCACTTTAAAAGAACATGACGCAATTAAAAATACCATCATCTTGGATGCTCCAGCAACTAGCGTTTACGAACAATATTTAGCTCCTTATATTGGTATGGCTCATGCTGAAAATCTGTCTTATGAAAATGATGTACTAATTATTTTTGATGATTTGACTAAGCATGCTAATATCTTTAGAGAAATTGCCTTGCTAACAGATCGCCCAGTTGGTAAAGAAGCTATGCCAGGAGACATGTTCTTTGCACATTCATCGCTTTTAGAAAGAGCGGGTTCATTCGTTGATCGTAAAACTATTACTGCCTTGCCAATTTTGCAAACAATTGATAATGATATTACGAGCCTTATTTCGTCTAATGTCATTTCAATGACTGATGGGCAAATTGTTACAAGTACTGATCTATTCGCCTCAGGAAAACTGCCAGCTATTGACATTGGATTGTCAGTTTCAAGAACTGGTTCAAGTGTACAATCAAAAACATTAACTAGAATTGCTGGTGAAGTAGGTAAGATATATAAAACTTACAAAAGCCATTTAAAACTAGCATCGTTAGATTACGAATTTAACAAAGAAACTTCTCTACTTTTATATAAAGGTAAGATGATCGACAAGATGTTTATGCAACGAGGCTTCTCACTTTATTCACATCGTTTTGTTCTACTAACTTCAAAATTAATTTCTTGAACAATCTTACGTGGTATTCGTGACGATCAAAAAGCATTAATGTTCATTAACACCTTAATTGATACTAATGCTGAAGCTAAAAAAGCTTTTGAAAGTATTAAAGACGGCAAAGATTATGATGATGACATTATGAAAAATTACTTTGCTTATGCTCTTAAGCAATACTCAGATTATGTTGGGCTAAAATGAGACGTTGAATGTAAATATGAATTTATTGCATTTGAAAAAGACTATCTAAAAAAAGTTGCTGAACTTTTGGGGGATAAATAA